ACCCCGCTGCAAAACCTGAGCATTTCGTTCGTAGGTCGTAACCTCGCTATCCTGTTCAAAAACATCGATAACGTAGATCCCGAATCAACCTACTCTAACGGAAACTCGCAAGGGTTTGACTATTTCGGTTTCCCATCGACACGCAGTTACGGTTTCAACTTGAGAGCAACATTCTAATTATCCTGACATGAAAAATTTGACTAAATACTTAAAATATAGTTTGGCTGTTGTGCTTGCGTCGGGCTGCGACACGAATCAGCTGCACGACTTGAACATTAACCCGCAGGCGCTGAACCAGGTAAATCTGAACCTGATCTTCACATCGGCGGAACTTGGTATTGCTTCCAACGGTACAACAGGCGATAACCGTTACATCGACTGGCGTACCAACATCGGTATGTGCGCCTATGCGATCCAGCAGCTGGCTAATGCAGGTGGCGGCATTGCTCCGGGCGACAAATACACGGTGAATGCGGAAACCAATGCTGCGCCATTCGATTTTACATACAATGATCAATTGAAAAATATCGCCGAAATCCTGAAACAGTCAGGCCCTGGTGGATTTGCGGAAGGTAAATATCTGAATATGCGTCAGGCAGCACGTATTCTTCGTGCTTTCAGCTTCGCCCGTGTGACTGACTTTTACGGCAATATCCCCTACTCCGAAGCCAATAAGGGTACGGAAGGTATTTTCTTCCCGAAATACGATTCCCAGGATGTCGTTTACGCCGATCTGCTGAAAGAACTGGATGAAGCTTCCTCGGCGCTGAGCGCTTCAAATGGGGATGAAGGTTTTGCCGCAGCCGATTTCCTCTATAAAGGTGATATTGCGAAGTGGAAGAAATTTGGTTATTCCCTGATGTTGCGTCTCGCTATGCGTATTTCCAATGTAGATGCAACCAAAGCTGCAACTTATGTGACCAAAGCAGCGGCGGGAGGCGTATTTGCAAGCAATGCTGACAATGTGTGGGTGGCAATGGCCGACGGACCAAGCGAATGGGTGAACCAGAATGGTATCTCACGCGCATTCGATCCAGGGGACGGCGGACAGCCTGCATATCTGAGCGCCAAGTTGGTTGACTTTCTGA
The genomic region above belongs to Dyadobacter pollutisoli and contains:
- a CDS encoding SusD/RagB family nutrient-binding outer membrane lipoprotein, with protein sequence MKNLTKYLKYSLAVVLASGCDTNQLHDLNINPQALNQVNLNLIFTSAELGIASNGTTGDNRYIDWRTNIGMCAYAIQQLANAGGGIAPGDKYTVNAETNAAPFDFTYNDQLKNIAEILKQSGPGGFAEGKYLNMRQAARILRAFSFARVTDFYGNIPYSEANKGTEGIFFPKYDSQDVVYADLLKELDEASSALSASNGDEGFAAADFLYKGDIAKWKKFGYSLMLRLAMRISNVDATKAATYVTKAAAGGVFASNADNVWVAMADGPSEWVNQNGISRAFDPGDGGQPAYLSAKLVDFLKGTNAASVADDDPRLMIISGGIGDWTAAGYTPITVDPLKQKGMPNGFDQAMLDKLEGQAVILPKTYSRINVKMLQDSDPYMIMNYGEVELLLAEAIERKIGTGIAGTAKSHYDAGVKASMQMYTPYDASLTVSDAAVTSYLTTYPYGVTKPALEMIGEQLWVNKFFNWWEAWSDWRRTGFPKLTPTNYPGNVTGGTIPVRLRYPTNELAGNPNYQTGATLPDEFTTKVWWDK